A stretch of Vespa velutina chromosome 8, iVesVel2.1, whole genome shotgun sequence DNA encodes these proteins:
- the LOC124950952 gene encoding U3 small nucleolar ribonucleoprotein protein MPP10 isoform X1, which yields MAQGTILNKVISAIDDNTRKPEEFLSVQNGVAVNFKNTMKQLYDFTKEQTERSTNALPELLTDGFDEEQIWQQLELQNEGELIHFLSGISKLLAGKKALTLPISTTKPESREENSERDDEVENATSVIQHRRAKGKEDEESKSSFEKIKRIKERKRKSIVDDKFFKLQELDEYLTNEDRREKLNKRDANESDDDESLDLFNDLSEEECDFTEDAKFIKYADFFDNPNSEDEGDDNKVSSSFRNDHSKTDENEDEESLDDSELEGTDVEKENGTELRSFTKRVKFNLTNDSDETDSLENKVDNKEKNLEIKSSLEARQERLQQRIQELEEEALAEKPWQLKGEVNAALRPPNSLLEEYVEFDVTSRPPPVITEQTTFKLEDLIKQRIKDKAWDDVEKKFKPVETPLEYKKKLILNQEKSKESLSQIYENEYLKQKQASNPETKEVEEEEPKAHIEIRDMMHSLFSKLDALSNFHYTPKAAQPEIKIISNIPAINMEEVAPIATSDAALLAPEEVREKPRGDVIGKSERTITDMKRERRRKKLKQKERQKDRERKEQLNAIKPGIEKKYKKDKNVLLMKKLSKDRNITMVDETIGKVTKSSSKFFTQLQDQVKSHVKSRVNQMSKEKNKKALSAVRLKL from the exons ATGGCTCAAGGCACAATTCTTAATAAGGTTATATCTGCGATCGACGACAACACGCGGAAACCTGAAGAATTTCTAAG TGTACAGAATGGTGTTGCggttaatttcaaaaatactaTGAAACAGCTCTACGATTTTACGAAAGAACAAACGGAAAGGAGTACGAATGCCTTGCCAGAGCTGTTGACCGATGGTTTTGACGAGGAACAAATTTGGCAACAATTGGAGTTACAGAATGAAGGAGAattgatacattttttaagTGGCATATCCAAATTGTTAGCCGGTAAGAAAGCGCTGACGTTACCTATCTCTACCACGAAGCCTGAATCCAGAGAAGAGAACAGCGAGCGGGACGATGAAGTTGAGAATGCAACGAGCGTAATACAACATCGACGagcgaaagggaaagaagatgaagaatcTAAGAGTAGCttcgaaaagataaagaggataAAAGAGCGCAAAAGAAAGTCCATCGtcgatgataaattttttaaattacaagaATTAGATGAATATCTTACTAATgaggatagaagagagaagctAAACAAAAGAGACGCGAACGAGTCGGACGATGACGAATCTCTTGATTTGTTTAACGATTTGTCGGAAGAGGAATGCGATTTTACGGAGGACGCAAAGTTCATTAAATATGCCGACTTTTTTGATAATCCGAATAGCGAGGACGAGGGCGACGACAATAAAGTATCATCTTCCTTTCGTAACGATCATTCTAAAAccgatgaaaatgaagatgagGAATCGCTGGACGATAGCGAATTAGAAGGTACCGacgttgagaaagaaaatggtacTGAATTAAGATCCTTTACTAAAAGAGTTAAGTTCAATCTGACAAACGATTCGGACGAAACGGATAGCttagaaaataaagtagaTAATAAGGAGAAGAATTTGGAAATTAAATCCTCCCTTGAAGCGCGTCAGGAACGTTTGCAACAGAGGATTCAAGAACTGGAAGAAGAAGCGCTAGCTGAAAAGCCTTGGCAATTGAAGGGAGAAGTAAATGCTGCTCTCAGACCGCCAAACTCTTTATTGGAAGAGTATGTGGAGTTTGACGTTACCTCCAGGCCACCTCCTGTTATCACCGAACAGACTACTTTCAAACTGGAGGATTTAATTAAGCAACGAATAAAGGACAAGGCATGGGACGAcgtcgaaaagaaattcaaaccCGTCGAAACACCTTtggaatataagaaaaagttgATATTGAATCAGGAAAAGAGCAAAGAAAGTTTGTCTCAAATTTATGAGAACGAATATCTCAAGCAAAAACAAGCTTCAAATCCGGAAACCAAAGaagtagaggaagaagagcCGAAAGCGCACATTGAAATTCGCGATATGATGCATTCTTTATTCTCCAAATTGGACGCACTGTCCAATTTCCATTATACCCCGAAAGCA GCCCAGcctgaaattaaaattataagtaaCATTCCTGCCATCAATATGGAAGAAGTGGCGCCGATAGCTACCAGCGATGCTGCCTTATTAGCACCCGAAGAAGTTAGAG AAAAACCACGGGGCGATGTTATCGGTAAATCGGAACGAACGATCACCGACATGAAACGCGAAAGACGAAGGAAGAAGTTGAAGCAAAAGGAACGACAAAAAgatagggaaagaaaagagcaatTAAATGCGATCAAACCAGgaatcgagaaaaaatataaaaaggacaaaaacgttcttttgatgaaaaaattgaGCAAAGATAGGAATATTACGATGGTGGATGAGACGATTGGTAAAGTCACGAAATCTTCGAGCAAGTTCTTTACCCAGCTACAGGACCAAGTTAAAAGTCACGTCAAGTCGAGAGTAAATCAaatgtcgaaagaaaaaaataaaaaagctttGTCCGCTGTCagattaaaattgtaa
- the LOC124950952 gene encoding U3 small nucleolar ribonucleoprotein protein MPP10 isoform X2: MKQLYDFTKEQTERSTNALPELLTDGFDEEQIWQQLELQNEGELIHFLSGISKLLAGKKALTLPISTTKPESREENSERDDEVENATSVIQHRRAKGKEDEESKSSFEKIKRIKERKRKSIVDDKFFKLQELDEYLTNEDRREKLNKRDANESDDDESLDLFNDLSEEECDFTEDAKFIKYADFFDNPNSEDEGDDNKVSSSFRNDHSKTDENEDEESLDDSELEGTDVEKENGTELRSFTKRVKFNLTNDSDETDSLENKVDNKEKNLEIKSSLEARQERLQQRIQELEEEALAEKPWQLKGEVNAALRPPNSLLEEYVEFDVTSRPPPVITEQTTFKLEDLIKQRIKDKAWDDVEKKFKPVETPLEYKKKLILNQEKSKESLSQIYENEYLKQKQASNPETKEVEEEEPKAHIEIRDMMHSLFSKLDALSNFHYTPKAAQPEIKIISNIPAINMEEVAPIATSDAALLAPEEVREKPRGDVIGKSERTITDMKRERRRKKLKQKERQKDRERKEQLNAIKPGIEKKYKKDKNVLLMKKLSKDRNITMVDETIGKVTKSSSKFFTQLQDQVKSHVKSRVNQMSKEKNKKALSAVRLKL; the protein is encoded by the exons aTGAAACAGCTCTACGATTTTACGAAAGAACAAACGGAAAGGAGTACGAATGCCTTGCCAGAGCTGTTGACCGATGGTTTTGACGAGGAACAAATTTGGCAACAATTGGAGTTACAGAATGAAGGAGAattgatacattttttaagTGGCATATCCAAATTGTTAGCCGGTAAGAAAGCGCTGACGTTACCTATCTCTACCACGAAGCCTGAATCCAGAGAAGAGAACAGCGAGCGGGACGATGAAGTTGAGAATGCAACGAGCGTAATACAACATCGACGagcgaaagggaaagaagatgaagaatcTAAGAGTAGCttcgaaaagataaagaggataAAAGAGCGCAAAAGAAAGTCCATCGtcgatgataaattttttaaattacaagaATTAGATGAATATCTTACTAATgaggatagaagagagaagctAAACAAAAGAGACGCGAACGAGTCGGACGATGACGAATCTCTTGATTTGTTTAACGATTTGTCGGAAGAGGAATGCGATTTTACGGAGGACGCAAAGTTCATTAAATATGCCGACTTTTTTGATAATCCGAATAGCGAGGACGAGGGCGACGACAATAAAGTATCATCTTCCTTTCGTAACGATCATTCTAAAAccgatgaaaatgaagatgagGAATCGCTGGACGATAGCGAATTAGAAGGTACCGacgttgagaaagaaaatggtacTGAATTAAGATCCTTTACTAAAAGAGTTAAGTTCAATCTGACAAACGATTCGGACGAAACGGATAGCttagaaaataaagtagaTAATAAGGAGAAGAATTTGGAAATTAAATCCTCCCTTGAAGCGCGTCAGGAACGTTTGCAACAGAGGATTCAAGAACTGGAAGAAGAAGCGCTAGCTGAAAAGCCTTGGCAATTGAAGGGAGAAGTAAATGCTGCTCTCAGACCGCCAAACTCTTTATTGGAAGAGTATGTGGAGTTTGACGTTACCTCCAGGCCACCTCCTGTTATCACCGAACAGACTACTTTCAAACTGGAGGATTTAATTAAGCAACGAATAAAGGACAAGGCATGGGACGAcgtcgaaaagaaattcaaaccCGTCGAAACACCTTtggaatataagaaaaagttgATATTGAATCAGGAAAAGAGCAAAGAAAGTTTGTCTCAAATTTATGAGAACGAATATCTCAAGCAAAAACAAGCTTCAAATCCGGAAACCAAAGaagtagaggaagaagagcCGAAAGCGCACATTGAAATTCGCGATATGATGCATTCTTTATTCTCCAAATTGGACGCACTGTCCAATTTCCATTATACCCCGAAAGCA GCCCAGcctgaaattaaaattataagtaaCATTCCTGCCATCAATATGGAAGAAGTGGCGCCGATAGCTACCAGCGATGCTGCCTTATTAGCACCCGAAGAAGTTAGAG AAAAACCACGGGGCGATGTTATCGGTAAATCGGAACGAACGATCACCGACATGAAACGCGAAAGACGAAGGAAGAAGTTGAAGCAAAAGGAACGACAAAAAgatagggaaagaaaagagcaatTAAATGCGATCAAACCAGgaatcgagaaaaaatataaaaaggacaaaaacgttcttttgatgaaaaaattgaGCAAAGATAGGAATATTACGATGGTGGATGAGACGATTGGTAAAGTCACGAAATCTTCGAGCAAGTTCTTTACCCAGCTACAGGACCAAGTTAAAAGTCACGTCAAGTCGAGAGTAAATCAaatgtcgaaagaaaaaaataaaaaagctttGTCCGCTGTCagattaaaattgtaa